GGCAGGACCTTGCCTCCGCACCCACCCGGCGCAGCTCATGAGGCGTGCCGGAGCACAGCCGCTCCTGACCGCTCTCACCGCGCTCACCTCGTGGGTCATCCTCGTTGCGTGGGAACGGCTCAGCGAGCTGCCGGGCGACCTGCTCGGACAGGTCTTCATCGGCATCGCCCTCATCGCCGCCACCGGCGCCCTGCTCCGCCTCGCCTCCCTGTCCTGGCTCGTGGTGCTCAGCGGCCAGCTGCTGGTTGCGCTGCTCGTGGTCCATGGCTTCTGGGGCTCCGGCGGGTTGCCGACGCCGACCTCGGTCCGGGCTGCCGTCGAGGCGGTCGCAAGCGCCGTCGACTCCGCGGGCACCTACCGAGCGCCGGTCGGCGACGACGTTCCGACGATCCTCCCGCTGCTGCTGGGCGGTGCCCTGGCCGTCCACCTGGTCGTCGACCTGGTGGCCGTCACCCTCGGCCGCGTGGCGGTGGCCGGGCTGCCGTTGCTGATGGCCTACACGGTGCCGGTGAGCATCCTCGGGACCCCGACCGCCTGGCCCGCCTTCGTGATCGGCGGTGCGTGCTTCCTGGGAATGCTCTTCGCTGACGAGCGCGGCCGGCTCGAGCGGTGGGGCCGCCGGATCGAGACCGGCGACCGACCACGCGGCGGAGCGCTGATCGGCGCCGCGGCGCTGACGGCGGCAGTCCTCGTCTCCGCAGTCCTTCCCAGCCAGCCCACGCTGACCCTTCCCGGGTTCGGCACCGGCAACTCCGGCCCGGTCCGGATCACCGACCCGATCGCCGACCTCAAGCGCGACCTCGTGCTCGGGGCGGACATCCCACTGCTCCGGGTGAAGGTGACCTCAGGGCCCAGCACCCCCGCCCCGTCCTACGTCCGGCTCACCGTGCTCGACGAGTTCGACGGGAAGTCATGGCGACCCGGCGACCACCCGCGGCCACAGAGCCAGTCGGCGACGGGCGAGATCCCGCTGCTCGGCCTTGACCCGAGCCAGCCCGGTGAGACCATCGGGTGGCAGGTGAGCGTCACCGAACGCCTCGCGTCCTCGTGGCTCCCGACCCCGCGCTACCTCCGCTCGATCGAAGCCGGCTCCGACTGGCGCTACGGCGCGGACACCCTCGACTTCCGCGCCGTCGACGACGTGACCACGGCTGGACTCTCCTATCCCCTGACCGAGTTCCGTCCCACCCTGACCGCCGACCAGCTCGCGGCGGCGGGTCCGGCGCCCGACCAGATCCAGGACGACTACACCCGGCTCCCGCGCGCCGCCGACAGCCTTCGCACCGTGGCGGAGCGGGAGACCCGGGGAGCGTCGACGGACTACGACCGCGGGGTGGCGTTGCAGCGGTTCTTCCAGTCGGAGTTCACCTACTCGACCCGGATCGCGCCCGGCAACGGGCTCGCCGCCCTGGAGCACTTCCTCAGCCCGGACGGCCGCGAGGGCTACTGCGAGCAGTTCGCTGCGGCAATGGCGGTGCTCGCCCGAGAGCTGGACATCCCTGCCCGCGTCTCCGTGGGGTTCCTGTCCGGCGACCGCACGACCACCGACACCTATGAGTTCAGCAGCCACGACCTGCACGCGTGGCCGGAGCTCTACATCGCAGGTGCCGGGTGGGTGATGTTCGAGCCGACGCCCACCTCGCACACCGTCGCCGTTCCCGGCTACACCCGCCCCACCGCGCAGCCGTCGAGCGGGCCCTCTGCGACTGCCACCCCGTCGACCGTTCGGCCGTCCATCTCGGCCGGCACGAAGCCACGCCCCGAGACCGGGTCGTCCGGGCAGGACACCTCCAGCGAGCTCCTCACGACCTGGCTTCCGGCAGTCGGCGTCGGCGCGTTCGCCCTGCTCCTGCTCGGAGCGCTGCCACGGGCACTGCGTCGCCGCCGCCGGGCCCGTCGGATGGCAGCAGCGACCCCCGAGGAGATGTGGGCCGAGCTCCGCGACACCGCTATCGACCTCGGCGTGCCGTGGCCCGAGGAACGGTCACCCCGCGCCACTGGTCTCGCGCTCGCCGGCACCGTCAACTCGGTGCCCGAAGCCCCGGCCGCGCTGCGACGACTGGTGACCACGCTCGAGACCGCGCGCTACGCGCCGGCCGGGGAGCAGCCACCGCTCGACGACCAGCTCGCCGTGGACACCGAAACCTGCCTCGAGGCGTTGCGCGACGGCGCATCGCCGGCAGCACAACGCCGGGCTCGCTGGTGGCCACGCTCACTGCACCGGCGTACGACGCGCAGCGGCGCACGCGTCAGGCAGGAACATGCTTCGGGCGTGGTCGATCAACTCGACCCGCCGGCAGACGCCTGAGGAGACGGCGCCTGAGGAGACTCAGTCCTCGTGGCGGTGGCGCCAGCGGTCCATGCGGTCGTGGAGCGAACCCTGGTCATGCGCCGACGGGGTCGGGCGGGCGCGCAGCGCAGAGAGCGCATAGGTCGCGCTGAGCAGCATGACCACAAAGCCCAGGACAGCAACCGGGATGAGCTCGGTCACCGCCCCGTCATCAGCAGGGCGACTCCACCGAGGAACGCGACCCCGGCCAGCAGTGCACGCTGACGAGCGGCCCGACGAAACGAGCTGCCACGCAAGGTGGACGCAAACTTCGGGTCCTCTTCGGTGAGTGCGCGCTCCATCTGCTCGAGCAGGCGAAGCTCCTCCTCCGACAGTGGCATGGCTCCTCCTCACCTGGGCCGCACGGATGATCTGCCATCAGTCTAGGCAGCCGTTCTCGCCGGTGGTAGCCGCCGGTCCGGAAATTTCGTGAATGTCTCGCGAATCAGTGCGTTGCGAGCACGTGGATCTGTGTTGCCAGAGGCAGGTACTCCGGTCTTTCGGCGACCGCTTGCTCGAGCTCGAGGAGCGCGTCAGCTGCCCCGACCTCGGCGTCGAGGACGGCGCCAGGAACCAGATCGGTGAAGACCCGCACCGCATGCTGAGCGGTC
This genomic interval from Nocardioides cavernaquae contains the following:
- a CDS encoding transglutaminaseTgpA domain-containing protein translates to MRRAGAQPLLTALTALTSWVILVAWERLSELPGDLLGQVFIGIALIAATGALLRLASLSWLVVLSGQLLVALLVVHGFWGSGGLPTPTSVRAAVEAVASAVDSAGTYRAPVGDDVPTILPLLLGGALAVHLVVDLVAVTLGRVAVAGLPLLMAYTVPVSILGTPTAWPAFVIGGACFLGMLFADERGRLERWGRRIETGDRPRGGALIGAAALTAAVLVSAVLPSQPTLTLPGFGTGNSGPVRITDPIADLKRDLVLGADIPLLRVKVTSGPSTPAPSYVRLTVLDEFDGKSWRPGDHPRPQSQSATGEIPLLGLDPSQPGETIGWQVSVTERLASSWLPTPRYLRSIEAGSDWRYGADTLDFRAVDDVTTAGLSYPLTEFRPTLTADQLAAAGPAPDQIQDDYTRLPRAADSLRTVAERETRGASTDYDRGVALQRFFQSEFTYSTRIAPGNGLAALEHFLSPDGREGYCEQFAAAMAVLARELDIPARVSVGFLSGDRTTTDTYEFSSHDLHAWPELYIAGAGWVMFEPTPTSHTVAVPGYTRPTAQPSSGPSATATPSTVRPSISAGTKPRPETGSSGQDTSSELLTTWLPAVGVGAFALLLLGALPRALRRRRRARRMAAATPEEMWAELRDTAIDLGVPWPEERSPRATGLALAGTVNSVPEAPAALRRLVTTLETARYAPAGEQPPLDDQLAVDTETCLEALRDGASPAAQRRARWWPRSLHRRTTRSGARVRQEHASGVVDQLDPPADA
- a CDS encoding DUF3040 domain-containing protein → MPLSEEELRLLEQMERALTEEDPKFASTLRGSSFRRAARQRALLAGVAFLGGVALLMTGR